One stretch of Segatella copri DNA includes these proteins:
- a CDS encoding SusC/RagA family TonB-linked outer membrane protein, which translates to MRKMNDYRRFLTFVFLLMISGSAALAQELMKVTGLVVDQNAEPLIGVTIKVKDDPKGGAVTGLDGDFSIMVQKGKTLVFSYLGYQTKEVAAITSKLKVNMKEDNKVLDEVVVVGYGVQKKSSVTGAISQVKKEDMENRTITNAKSALQGKTAGVQIVSSSARPGASPTVRIRGFSSNGSSDPLYVVDGVRLGDISGIDPNDIASMEVLKDAASAAIYGAEAGNGVVLITTKKGTVGSGKITYDFQYTIESLAKKPKLLNAEEYIQYMKEGKTFTEDYLLKNWDGTTNTSWVDAIYGKGKMQKHNLGFMGGNQNGNYYLSLTYLDNDGMVRGNNDLYRRLTATINAEYQIKPWLKVGTTNQIEKYNVRSVSEGTEYGSMMAAVLSMDPLTPVTYAPDNLPAHMAKALADGKHLLTDANGNYYGVSAFYNGEQYNPFVMRDNGISRNSGFNVNGSIYADFKPIKDLVITSRFGYRLSGTRSSSTSLPYYGNQTQSRNYVDQSATSSTSIYYQWENFANYMKKFGDHTVNAMVGMSFQESTYDYVQGGLQANGEDAVKKNNPLFYYLNFASASATKSVGGEKTRSAKYSYFGRLSYDYKNRYYLQASLRADAADLSKLPATNRWGYFPAVSGGWTISEEKFFEPLRDVVASLKLRASWGQNGSLAALSGYAYSTDMAQGSIYPLVPGNNYTTSVTPSSMGNDKLKWETSEQTDLGIDALLFAGRMNFSMDYFVKKTKDLLVSGTTPSLVIGGTTSPINAGNVSNKGFEFELGWRDNIGDFSYSVRGNLATLKNEVTYLDPSLTRLQGTTFMNVPLTYFEKGYPVYYFRGYKFTGIDPKTGDPTFADLNDSGDLTDDDKMDLGSAIPDFTYGITLTAAYKGFDLAVFGSGASGNKIFNCINRTDFPMVNKMKELFYDDRWTESNPNGSKPRAGANNMDKYATSSAMVYDGSYFKIKQIQLGYSLPKTLLKKVAISNLRLYVSLDDFFTITKYPGFDPEVSTNDVVGMGIDKGGYPTSRKVVMGFNLEF; encoded by the coding sequence ATGAGAAAAATGAATGATTACAGAAGGTTCCTGACCTTCGTGTTCTTATTGATGATTTCCGGTTCTGCTGCCTTGGCGCAGGAACTGATGAAAGTGACGGGTCTGGTTGTTGACCAGAATGCTGAGCCTCTGATCGGTGTTACCATCAAGGTAAAGGACGACCCCAAGGGTGGAGCCGTCACAGGATTGGATGGAGATTTCTCCATCATGGTACAAAAAGGAAAGACCTTGGTCTTCTCTTATCTAGGTTATCAGACTAAAGAGGTGGCAGCCATCACCTCCAAGTTGAAGGTAAATATGAAGGAAGACAACAAGGTGCTGGATGAGGTTGTAGTAGTAGGATATGGTGTACAGAAGAAGAGTTCTGTAACAGGTGCCATCTCTCAGGTGAAGAAAGAGGATATGGAAAATCGTACCATCACCAATGCCAAGTCTGCTCTTCAGGGTAAGACCGCAGGTGTACAGATTGTCTCTTCTTCTGCTCGTCCGGGTGCATCACCAACCGTTCGTATCCGTGGTTTCTCTTCCAATGGTTCTTCCGATCCTCTCTATGTAGTAGATGGTGTGCGCCTAGGCGATATTAGTGGTATCGATCCTAATGACATAGCATCTATGGAAGTGTTGAAGGATGCCGCTTCTGCTGCCATATATGGTGCTGAGGCAGGTAATGGCGTGGTTCTCATTACTACGAAGAAAGGTACTGTGGGTAGTGGAAAGATAACATATGATTTCCAATATACCATCGAATCGCTTGCTAAAAAGCCTAAGTTGCTCAATGCCGAAGAATATATCCAATATATGAAAGAAGGTAAGACCTTTACCGAGGATTATCTCTTGAAGAATTGGGATGGAACAACCAATACCTCCTGGGTAGATGCCATCTATGGTAAGGGTAAGATGCAGAAGCACAACCTGGGCTTTATGGGTGGTAACCAAAATGGCAACTACTATCTTTCGCTTACTTATCTTGACAATGATGGTATGGTAAGAGGTAATAATGACCTCTATCGTCGTCTCACCGCTACCATCAATGCTGAATATCAGATCAAGCCATGGTTGAAGGTGGGCACTACTAACCAGATTGAAAAGTATAACGTTCGTTCTGTTTCAGAGGGTACTGAGTATGGTTCTATGATGGCAGCTGTGCTTTCTATGGATCCATTGACTCCTGTCACCTATGCTCCAGATAATCTCCCAGCCCACATGGCAAAAGCTTTGGCCGATGGCAAGCACCTCTTGACAGATGCCAATGGTAACTACTATGGTGTGTCTGCTTTCTATAACGGTGAGCAATACAACCCATTCGTGATGCGTGACAATGGCATATCTCGCAACAGTGGATTCAATGTGAATGGTTCCATTTATGCAGATTTCAAGCCTATCAAGGATCTTGTGATTACTTCTCGCTTTGGTTACCGTTTGTCGGGTACTCGCAGTTCTTCCACTTCACTTCCTTACTATGGAAATCAAACGCAAAGCCGTAATTATGTAGATCAGAGTGCAACTTCTTCTACCTCTATTTATTATCAATGGGAAAACTTTGCCAACTATATGAAGAAGTTTGGTGACCATACCGTGAATGCCATGGTTGGTATGTCTTTCCAAGAATCTACCTATGATTACGTGCAGGGTGGTTTGCAGGCTAATGGTGAAGACGCTGTCAAGAAAAACAATCCATTGTTCTACTATCTGAATTTCGCATCCGCTTCTGCTACCAAGTCTGTAGGTGGTGAGAAAACTCGCTCAGCCAAGTATTCTTACTTTGGTCGTTTGAGTTACGATTATAAAAATCGTTATTATCTGCAGGCTTCCCTCCGTGCAGATGCTGCCGACTTATCTAAGCTTCCAGCTACCAATCGTTGGGGATATTTCCCAGCTGTGTCTGGAGGTTGGACCATTTCTGAGGAAAAGTTCTTCGAGCCTTTAAGAGATGTTGTGGCTAGTTTGAAATTGCGTGCCAGCTGGGGCCAGAATGGTAGCTTGGCTGCCTTGAGTGGCTATGCCTACAGCACCGATATGGCGCAGGGTAGCATTTATCCGTTAGTTCCTGGTAATAATTATACAACTTCTGTTACTCCATCTAGTATGGGTAACGATAAACTGAAGTGGGAAACATCAGAGCAGACCGACTTGGGTATTGATGCGCTCCTCTTCGCTGGCAGAATGAACTTCAGCATGGACTATTTCGTGAAGAAGACCAAGGACTTGCTCGTGAGTGGTACCACTCCATCTTTGGTTATCGGCGGTACTACATCTCCTATCAATGCTGGTAACGTAAGCAACAAGGGATTCGAGTTTGAACTCGGTTGGAGAGACAACATCGGTGATTTCAGCTACAGTGTACGTGGCAACCTCGCTACCTTGAAGAACGAGGTTACTTATCTCGACCCATCCTTGACTCGTTTGCAGGGTACTACCTTTATGAATGTGCCTCTCACATACTTCGAGAAGGGCTATCCTGTGTATTACTTCCGTGGCTATAAGTTTACAGGCATAGACCCAAAGACGGGCGATCCAACTTTTGCCGACCTGAACGATAGTGGTGATTTGACCGATGATGACAAGATGGACTTGGGTAGTGCCATTCCAGACTTCACCTATGGTATCACCTTGACCGCAGCTTACAAAGGTTTCGACTTGGCAGTATTTGGTTCTGGTGCATCAGGCAACAAGATATTCAACTGTATCAACCGTACCGACTTCCCTATGGTCAACAAGATGAAGGAACTCTTCTATGACGACCGTTGGACGGAGAGCAATCCTAATGGAAGCAAGCCACGTGCTGGTGCCAACAATATGGACAAGTATGCTACATCCAGCGCAATGGTATATGATGGATCTTATTTCAAGATTAAGCAGATTCAGTTGGGCTACAGTTTGCCGAAGACTCTTCTCAAGAAGGTAGCAATCAGTAACTTGCGCCTCTATGTGTCTCTTGATGACTTCTTCACCATCACCAAGTACCCAGGCTTCGACCCTGAGGTTTCTACCAATGATGTAGTGGGTATGGGTATCGACAAAGGCGGTTATCCAACCTCAAGGAAGGTAGTGATGGGCTTCAACTTGGAGTTCTAA
- a CDS encoding RidA family protein — MNAIHTDNAPAAIGPYSQAIEVNGFVFASGQIPIDPATGNFVEGGIKEQTRQSLTNAQNILKAAGTDLSHVVKTTVYLNSMDDFAAMNEVYAEFFSQPYPARSAVAVEKLPKGALVEVEVLAAK; from the coding sequence ATGAACGCAATTCACACAGACAATGCGCCTGCAGCTATCGGTCCATATAGCCAGGCTATCGAAGTAAATGGTTTTGTTTTTGCATCGGGTCAGATTCCTATCGACCCTGCAACAGGCAATTTCGTAGAAGGCGGCATCAAGGAGCAGACTCGCCAGAGCCTCACCAATGCCCAGAACATCCTGAAGGCAGCAGGTACCGACCTTTCTCATGTGGTTAAGACTACAGTTTATCTGAACAGCATGGACGATTTCGCAGCCATGAACGAGGTATATGCCGAGTTCTTCAGCCAGCCATATCCAGCCCGTTCTGCCGTAGCTGTAGAGAAGTTGCCAAAGGGTGCCCTCGTAGAGGTTGAGGTTTTGGCTGCCAAGTAA
- a CDS encoding RagB/SusD family nutrient uptake outer membrane protein translates to MKKNIIYSLLLVVAVLFAGCEDRLDIAKHGNMGGQDDFYKTNEQTEQAVAAMYSRVKGLYFSWFFTKNLLSDDAWCGGGNRGDNNFHEQLNEYTFDSSNSNIEGLFSGLYGVIYQSNLVIEKVANDTEVKKRAIAEAYFFRAWANFELVTLWGTAPLVDHLLATDEYRQPNSTPEALWAIVEADLKKAIGMNALPSKKNKDDQETGMRVTQEVAKAYLGKAYLFQKKYQEAASVLNEVVDSKKYDLFRGDYDMQFHAVNNNNCESMLELQSRNDQEQAWSWYDFTFVMQGWRTGNMTFEGKAADEVAQGTWGFLNPRKSLYDAFVKAEGKNGYRLQKTLLNSDQMAAYGVKLEPGQYLYGCEGYLFFKNRILKSDNIMDNPGFQVVQYTDRKIMRYAEVLLLAAEANLQAGQPDKALYDINQIRERAKETPLTSVTLDDIKTEKRLELCLESTRFQDLVRWGDAKKALASQGKEIPNYSSKGVSWDFTNSTFGFQDKHMLLPIPLKERELNPNIQQNTGW, encoded by the coding sequence ATGAAAAAGAATATCATATATAGTCTGCTTCTCGTTGTGGCAGTGTTATTTGCCGGTTGTGAAGACAGACTCGATATAGCAAAGCATGGCAATATGGGTGGTCAGGATGATTTCTACAAGACCAATGAGCAGACCGAGCAGGCGGTGGCTGCCATGTATAGCCGTGTGAAGGGATTGTATTTTAGTTGGTTCTTTACCAAGAATCTGCTTTCGGATGATGCTTGGTGTGGCGGTGGTAATCGTGGCGACAACAACTTCCACGAGCAGTTGAATGAATATACCTTCGATTCTAGCAACAGTAATATCGAGGGCCTGTTCTCTGGTCTCTATGGTGTCATCTATCAGTCAAACCTCGTCATAGAGAAGGTGGCTAATGATACGGAAGTCAAGAAACGTGCCATAGCCGAGGCTTATTTCTTCCGTGCTTGGGCTAACTTCGAGCTGGTTACTCTTTGGGGTACAGCTCCATTGGTAGATCATCTCTTGGCTACAGATGAGTACCGTCAGCCAAACAGTACTCCAGAGGCACTTTGGGCTATTGTGGAGGCAGACTTGAAAAAGGCTATCGGTATGAATGCCTTGCCTTCCAAGAAGAACAAGGACGATCAGGAGACGGGTATGCGTGTTACCCAGGAAGTGGCAAAGGCTTATTTGGGCAAGGCTTATCTCTTCCAGAAGAAGTATCAGGAGGCTGCATCCGTACTCAATGAGGTGGTGGATTCCAAAAAGTACGACCTCTTCCGTGGCGACTATGACATGCAGTTTCATGCCGTCAACAACAACAACTGTGAGTCTATGCTCGAATTGCAGTCGCGTAACGACCAGGAGCAGGCTTGGTCCTGGTATGACTTTACCTTCGTGATGCAAGGATGGCGTACTGGCAATATGACGTTCGAAGGAAAGGCTGCCGACGAAGTGGCTCAGGGAACCTGGGGCTTCTTGAACCCTCGCAAGTCTCTCTATGATGCATTTGTAAAAGCAGAGGGCAAGAATGGATATCGTTTGCAGAAGACCCTGCTCAACAGTGATCAGATGGCAGCATACGGTGTGAAGTTGGAGCCTGGTCAGTACCTCTATGGATGTGAAGGATACCTCTTCTTTAAGAACCGCATATTGAAGAGTGACAACATCATGGATAATCCCGGGTTCCAGGTAGTGCAATATACCGACCGAAAGATTATGCGTTATGCCGAAGTTCTCCTTCTGGCTGCCGAGGCAAACTTACAGGCTGGTCAGCCAGACAAGGCTCTCTATGACATCAACCAGATTCGTGAACGTGCCAAGGAAACTCCATTGACTAGCGTTACCTTGGACGACATCAAGACGGAGAAGCGCTTGGAACTCTGTCTGGAAAGTACCCGATTCCAGGACTTGGTACGTTGGGGTGATGCCAAGAAAGCCTTGGCTTCACAGGGTAAGGAAATTCCTAACTACTCTTCCAAGGGCGTAAGTTGGGATTTCACCAATTCTACTTTCGGATTCCAAGACAAGCACATGTTGCTTCCTATTCCTTTGAAGGAAAGAGAATTGAATCCTAATATCCAGCAGAATACGGGATGGTAA
- a CDS encoding hybrid sensor histidine kinase/response regulator transcription factor, producing the protein MVNCIHPYGAKGNLLLSTTKHGLLYFNAQEGTILPQSDKNFPFEEPDMQVNKMLTDSKGNLWLGSEDDGVKTIYRYKDMFNSMPALQRAIGKQPVLSVAADRNHHLWISTKKNGLYMYDLQTQQLKDIPMVSYSNGNKKNAIINIFVDSSNHLWLANGDHVAKYQYDGNNLNKVASYPCFMPMDISQDAKGNIWVSTASVNIYCISAQSGEMTKKQLFPTTFCFIPSIMLLQNGSMLISAFYKPILEMKGDNFDVQEFKVNPDDWKKCIKRNVYIPTKNYQDRKGNIWLGTVTNGLLKYDAKSRKLTTIAGISCSDISSIEEDRDGNIWVSTLYGLNKVDGKTEKVITYNEADGVKGFQFYDRASCKLSDGTLIFGGTQGLTIFNPQNVNTNQKISLLFETLKVHNEIMLPSKNGCIEESMEESPHIHLSYKQNSFSIAFSAIDYSDYKHIHYFYQMAGFDNTWIDAGNNNEAYYSNLPAGNYTFKVKMVGNDSDNIIAEKSIQVSIAPEPWNSWWAWCLYLIIMGCVGFVIYRQKMRISIEKNMVQKAKDEKEQELRVNKMNMSFFANISHEFRTPLTMISGPVEQLCESESINKHDKLLLNIINRSVDRMLRLVNQLLDFNKLENDTLRLHVKQTDIITEMKRIMDLFIVNTEEKGITLNCHGLEGSYLMLLDSDKLEKIINNLMSNAMKFTPRGGKIDVSFDTGTTNKGEQIITITVADTGKGIPQNEVENIFKRYYQLNNQSTGTINWGTGIGLYYARSLAVLHHGDLKAGNRKDCQGAIFTVTLPTDESLYATNEKAPLEQDQKMAFPLHDSQKVADKVSQDNSTDNRPKILIVDDDTEVVHYLRTLLASSYRIIYRFDAESALKATREEEPSLILSDVVMPGMSGYDLCKEIKQDIQLCHIPVILVTAKTTTENQVEGLNSGADAYVTKPFTPKVLLAMIYSQLTNREKTKTILTNATETDKNVEEVLSPQDKLFMDELYHMMEQELANSELDVNKVTKLMHISRTKLYYKVKGLTGENPSVFFKTYKLNRAATLIVEGKYNISEIAYMTGFNTLSHFSTSFKKQFGCTPSEYSKKTY; encoded by the coding sequence ATGGTCAACTGCATCCATCCGTATGGCGCAAAAGGCAACCTTCTGCTTAGCACCACCAAGCACGGATTACTCTATTTCAATGCCCAGGAGGGAACCATCCTGCCACAAAGCGACAAGAATTTCCCATTCGAAGAGCCTGATATGCAAGTCAACAAGATGTTAACCGACTCCAAGGGCAACCTTTGGCTCGGGTCTGAAGACGATGGCGTAAAAACCATCTACAGATACAAGGATATGTTTAACAGCATGCCTGCCCTTCAACGTGCCATCGGCAAACAGCCCGTACTCTCCGTAGCCGCCGACAGGAATCACCACCTTTGGATTTCTACCAAGAAGAACGGACTCTATATGTATGACTTGCAAACCCAGCAACTCAAGGACATACCGATGGTTTCCTACAGCAACGGCAACAAGAAGAATGCCATCATCAACATCTTTGTGGATAGCAGCAATCATCTATGGCTAGCCAATGGCGACCATGTGGCAAAGTACCAATACGATGGCAACAATCTCAACAAGGTAGCCTCCTACCCTTGCTTCATGCCTATGGACATCAGCCAAGATGCAAAGGGAAACATCTGGGTATCCACGGCATCCGTCAACATCTACTGCATTTCAGCACAAAGTGGAGAGATGACCAAAAAACAACTCTTCCCTACCACTTTCTGCTTCATTCCCAGCATCATGCTCTTACAGAATGGCAGCATGCTCATATCTGCCTTCTACAAACCTATCCTGGAAATGAAGGGAGACAACTTCGATGTCCAAGAGTTTAAAGTGAATCCGGATGACTGGAAGAAGTGCATCAAGCGAAATGTGTATATCCCAACCAAGAACTATCAAGACCGCAAGGGCAACATCTGGTTGGGTACAGTTACCAACGGACTCTTGAAGTATGACGCAAAGAGCCGCAAGCTGACCACCATAGCAGGAATCTCCTGCTCCGACATTTCAAGCATCGAGGAAGATAGAGATGGAAACATTTGGGTCAGTACGCTGTATGGACTCAACAAGGTAGATGGAAAAACAGAAAAGGTAATCACCTACAACGAGGCTGACGGTGTGAAAGGCTTCCAATTCTACGATAGGGCATCGTGCAAGCTGTCAGATGGAACTCTCATCTTCGGCGGTACCCAGGGACTCACCATCTTCAATCCACAAAACGTAAACACGAACCAAAAGATAAGTCTGCTTTTCGAAACACTCAAGGTACATAATGAGATTATGCTTCCTAGCAAGAATGGATGTATCGAGGAGAGTATGGAAGAATCACCCCATATCCACCTAAGCTACAAACAGAACAGCTTCAGCATCGCCTTTTCTGCCATCGACTACAGCGACTACAAGCACATCCATTACTTCTACCAAATGGCAGGATTCGACAATACATGGATTGATGCAGGCAATAACAACGAGGCGTACTACTCTAATCTGCCAGCTGGCAACTATACCTTCAAGGTCAAGATGGTAGGCAACGACTCCGACAATATCATCGCCGAAAAAAGCATACAGGTAAGCATCGCCCCTGAGCCTTGGAACTCTTGGTGGGCATGGTGCCTATACCTTATTATAATGGGATGCGTCGGCTTCGTGATCTATCGGCAGAAGATGCGCATCAGCATCGAGAAGAACATGGTTCAAAAGGCTAAGGATGAGAAGGAGCAAGAACTGCGCGTCAACAAGATGAACATGAGTTTCTTCGCTAACATCTCGCATGAGTTCCGGACACCACTCACCATGATTTCGGGACCAGTGGAACAACTCTGTGAAAGTGAAAGCATCAACAAGCATGACAAGTTGCTATTGAACATCATCAACCGAAGCGTGGATAGAATGCTGAGACTCGTCAACCAGTTGCTCGACTTCAACAAGTTGGAGAACGACACGCTCCGCTTGCACGTCAAGCAAACCGACATTATCACCGAGATGAAGCGCATCATGGACCTCTTCATCGTGAATACAGAGGAGAAAGGTATCACCTTGAACTGTCACGGACTAGAAGGTTCTTACCTGATGCTTCTGGATTCCGACAAACTGGAAAAGATTATCAACAACCTGATGTCCAACGCCATGAAGTTTACCCCTCGTGGCGGTAAGATAGATGTATCTTTCGACACCGGTACCACTAACAAGGGAGAACAGATTATCACCATCACGGTGGCTGATACAGGCAAGGGAATCCCACAGAATGAGGTGGAGAATATCTTCAAGCGATATTATCAGTTGAACAACCAGTCCACAGGCACCATCAACTGGGGTACTGGCATCGGACTCTACTATGCCCGCAGCCTAGCCGTCCTTCACCATGGCGATTTAAAGGCGGGCAATCGCAAGGACTGCCAGGGAGCCATCTTCACCGTTACCCTGCCTACCGATGAGAGCCTCTATGCCACCAACGAGAAAGCCCCTTTGGAGCAAGACCAGAAGATGGCTTTTCCACTGCACGACAGTCAGAAAGTGGCAGACAAGGTAAGTCAAGATAACAGTACAGACAACCGTCCGAAAATACTCATCGTAGATGACGACACCGAAGTGGTGCATTATCTTCGCACCCTCCTGGCATCATCCTATCGCATCATCTATCGTTTCGATGCCGAGAGCGCCCTGAAGGCGACAAGGGAGGAAGAACCTAGCCTCATCCTCAGCGATGTGGTGATGCCGGGAATGAGCGGCTATGATCTCTGCAAGGAAATCAAGCAAGACATCCAACTCTGCCATATCCCAGTCATCCTGGTAACGGCAAAGACCACCACCGAAAACCAAGTGGAGGGTCTGAACAGTGGAGCAGATGCCTACGTTACCAAACCATTCACCCCCAAGGTTCTCCTGGCAATGATCTACTCACAACTCACCAACCGTGAGAAGACCAAGACCATCCTAACCAACGCCACGGAGACCGACAAGAACGTGGAAGAAGTGCTGTCGCCACAAGACAAACTCTTCATGGACGAACTCTATCATATGATGGAGCAGGAACTAGCCAACTCGGAATTGGATGTCAACAAGGTAACGAAACTGATGCACATCTCCCGCACAAAGCTCTACTACAAGGTCAAGGGACTCACAGGAGAGAATCCAAGCGTCTTCTTCAAGACCTATAAGCTCAATCGTGCCGCCACCCTCATCGTGGAAGGGAAGTACAACATCTCGGAGATTGCCTACATGACGGGATTCAACACTCTCTCCCACTTCTCAACCAGCTTCAAGAAGCAATTTGGATGTACACCGAGCGAATATAGTAAGAAAACTTATTAA
- a CDS encoding esterase produces the protein MKKITFLATALLLSMSSFAQQALFDNVPVVSPEVNANHTVTFRLKAPNAQKVQITGDFLPTKQIDTPVGKYDAPGVADLVKDDKGVWSFTSTNLSPELYSYNLILDGVKIVDPGSVYITRDITSETNIFILSDKKGDCGDLYTVNEVPHGNVSKVWYDSPTLKMQRRMTVYTPAGYDKGKDYPVLYLLHGAGGDEDAWTTLGRAQHILDNLIATGKAKPMVVVMTNGNPNCQAAPGEWSAGMYVPSFNGYQGAKAVATMDESFPDVMNYVESHYKVGKDKAHRAICGLSMGGGHSFDISRRFPNKFDYVGLFSAGLHVGKTGDFRTDFYKMLQEDEEAKQQLATLFKNKPKLYWIGMGKTDFLYKSTAGLRRYFDEKGYKYTYMETEGGHIWRNWRVYLTEFAQKIFK, from the coding sequence ATGAAAAAGATAACATTTTTGGCAACAGCCTTGCTCTTGAGTATGAGCAGCTTTGCACAGCAAGCTTTGTTCGACAACGTACCTGTGGTATCTCCAGAGGTAAACGCCAACCATACAGTAACCTTCCGTCTCAAGGCTCCCAATGCACAGAAAGTGCAGATTACGGGCGACTTCTTGCCTACCAAGCAGATTGATACCCCTGTGGGAAAGTATGATGCACCGGGAGTGGCAGACTTGGTGAAGGATGACAAGGGAGTATGGAGCTTTACCAGCACTAATCTTTCTCCTGAGCTTTATTCTTATAATCTCATCTTGGATGGTGTGAAGATTGTGGATCCAGGAAGCGTCTATATCACTCGTGACATCACTTCGGAAACCAATATTTTTATCTTGTCTGACAAGAAAGGCGACTGTGGTGACCTCTATACCGTTAACGAAGTGCCTCACGGAAATGTGTCTAAGGTATGGTATGATAGTCCTACGCTCAAGATGCAGCGTCGTATGACGGTCTATACTCCAGCAGGTTATGACAAGGGCAAGGATTATCCTGTACTCTATCTGCTCCATGGCGCTGGTGGCGATGAGGATGCCTGGACTACTTTAGGACGTGCACAGCATATTCTTGATAATTTGATTGCCACGGGCAAGGCAAAGCCTATGGTCGTGGTGATGACCAATGGCAACCCTAACTGTCAGGCTGCTCCTGGCGAATGGTCGGCAGGTATGTATGTGCCTTCTTTCAATGGTTACCAAGGTGCCAAGGCGGTGGCTACGATGGATGAGAGCTTCCCTGATGTGATGAACTATGTGGAGAGCCATTACAAGGTGGGCAAGGATAAGGCGCATCGTGCCATCTGCGGTTTGTCAATGGGTGGTGGACACTCCTTTGACATCTCTCGCCGTTTCCCTAATAAGTTTGATTACGTTGGTCTCTTCTCCGCTGGTTTGCATGTGGGAAAGACTGGCGATTTTCGCACCGATTTCTATAAGATGCTGCAAGAGGACGAGGAGGCGAAGCAGCAGTTGGCAACCTTGTTTAAGAACAAGCCAAAATTGTATTGGATAGGTATGGGAAAGACCGACTTCTTGTATAAGAGTACAGCCGGCTTGCGTCGCTATTTCGATGAGAAGGGGTATAAATATACCTATATGGAGACCGAGGGCGGCCACATCTGGCGCAACTGGCGTGTGTATCTTACAGAGTTCGCACAGAAGATTTTCAAATGA
- a CDS encoding esterase, whose protein sequence is MKRFSILAITLCAFCGSASAQQALFGGQMPQSPEIHADKTVTFRCIAPEAHKVQITGDFLPTKKVDTPMGKYDMPGVADLKKDEKGVWSFTTTAPLAPELYSYTMMVDGASVTDHLNVYTVRDIANVSNYFLIGGGKADLYKVNKVAHGTVSKVWYDDAKAGLTRRMTVYTPAGYETSKQKYPVLYLLHGIGGDEEAWMDLGRASQILDNLIAQGKAKPMIVVMTNGNISQEAAPGQTSDNLIVPTLGLPKTMEGSFEVSFPEVVKFVDARYRTLANSQNRAIAGLSMGGFHSLYISINNPKTFGYVGLFSAAIGKEQRSGGANEYIYDNFDKKLADLFAAKPKLFWIGIGNTDFLFKDNTALREKLTKNHYPFTYMETDGGHIWRNWRIYLGEFAQKIFK, encoded by the coding sequence ATGAAAAGATTTTCGATATTAGCAATAACATTGTGTGCGTTTTGTGGCAGTGCTTCGGCACAGCAAGCCCTCTTCGGAGGGCAAATGCCACAGTCTCCTGAGATTCATGCAGACAAGACCGTTACTTTCCGCTGCATTGCACCAGAGGCACATAAAGTACAGATAACAGGTGACTTCTTGCCAACCAAGAAAGTTGATACCCCGATGGGTAAGTATGATATGCCTGGAGTAGCCGATTTGAAGAAGGATGAGAAGGGTGTGTGGTCATTTACAACCACTGCTCCTTTGGCACCAGAGCTTTATAGCTATACAATGATGGTGGATGGCGCCAGTGTTACCGACCATCTCAACGTCTATACCGTGCGTGACATCGCCAACGTTTCCAACTATTTCTTGATAGGTGGGGGAAAGGCAGATCTCTACAAGGTCAACAAGGTAGCGCATGGAACCGTATCAAAGGTCTGGTATGATGATGCCAAAGCTGGCCTTACTCGCCGTATGACAGTATATACTCCTGCTGGTTACGAGACCAGCAAGCAGAAATATCCTGTGCTTTATCTCTTGCATGGCATCGGTGGCGACGAGGAAGCGTGGATGGATTTGGGACGTGCTTCGCAAATCCTCGATAACCTCATTGCGCAAGGCAAGGCGAAGCCAATGATCGTCGTCATGACCAATGGCAATATCTCTCAGGAGGCAGCTCCAGGACAGACTTCGGATAATCTGATAGTACCTACATTGGGATTGCCTAAGACCATGGAGGGCTCTTTCGAGGTATCTTTCCCTGAGGTAGTGAAGTTTGTGGATGCCCGTTATCGCACTTTGGCAAATAGTCAGAACCGTGCCATAGCAGGTTTGTCTATGGGTGGATTCCATTCCCTCTATATTTCCATCAACAATCCTAAGACCTTTGGTTATGTAGGTTTATTCTCGGCAGCCATTGGCAAGGAACAAAGAAGTGGTGGCGCCAACGAGTACATCTATGATAACTTCGACAAGAAGTTGGCAGACTTGTTTGCTGCCAAGCCAAAGCTCTTCTGGATTGGTATCGGCAACACCGACTTCCTCTTTAAGGACAATACTGCCTTAAGAGAGAAACTGACCAAGAACCATTATCCGTTCACCTATATGGAGACCGATGGCGGTCATATCTGGCGCAACTGGCGCATCTACCTGGGTGAGTTTGCCCAGAAAATCTTTAAGTAA